The following nucleotide sequence is from Pseudobdellovibrionaceae bacterium.
TCCTTCCTTGGTGGTGAGAAGGAAACCTGTTTTTTTCGCTCCTGCCATGTGGGTGGAGTTAAAAATCTTCTGGCCATAGGTCTGGGTGACAAGTCAAAAGTGACTCACGAAACTCTGCGCTCAGCTGCTGCGACGGCCCATGGAGTGTTGGGTGCAGCGAGGATCCCAAAGGCACATTTTCATTTGGCCTCGGCACTTGGTGGTCAGAAGGACGGCGCCGGCGCAGTACAGGCTCTGTGTGAAGGATTGTTATTGGCTGACTACTCAATGGATGAGCTTAAAGGCAAAAAAGAAAGCAAAGATGACGCCCCAAAGTTTGTTGAAAGTGTTTTGGTTCCCGCTGCTCGCGCCAATGCCGCCAGCATGAAAAAGGCCATCGAGACAGCTGAAATCCTCTCTGAGTGTGTGAACGCTTCACGCCGCCTTGGCGATTTGCCTGGTAACTTTATGACTCCCGAGATTTTGGCCACCGAAGCTACCAACCTCGCCAAGGGCACCAAAATCAAAGTAACTGTTTGGGACAAGGCCCGCATCAAGAAAGAAAAGATGGGTGGCCTTTATGGAGTTTCGACCGGTAGCGGGCACGACCCCCGCTTTATCATCATGGAGTATAAGGGTGGGGCAAAAACCAAAAAGCCTGTGATCTTTGTCGGCAAGGGACTCACTTTTGACTCTGGTGGAATCAGCATCAAACCCTCTCTGCAGATGGATGACATGCGCTACGATATGTGTGGGGGCGCCAATGTGATCGGCGCCATCCTGGCCATCGCGAAATTAGGCCTAAAGGTCAACGTCACTGCCTTGATTCCTTCAACTGAAAACATGCCGGGCCCCCTTGCGACAAAGCCTGGTGACGTATTGACTTTTCGTAATGGCAAAACCGTTGAAGTCCTCAATACGGACGCGGAAGGCCGCCTGATCCTGGCCGATGCACTTTGCTATGCAACCGAACAAAAGCCGGCGGCTATTTTTGATGCCGCCACATTGACTGGAGCCATCGTTGTGGCTTTGGGTAATACACATACAGCCTACTTCACTCGCGATAAGAAACTGGGTGCTCAAATTGAGGCGGCAGCGGACGACTCTGGCGAACTTGTGTGGCCGATGCCGATCACCGACTATCATGTTGGCGATATGAAGGGAACACTTGCAGACCTGGCCAACATCTCTTCCTACAGAGGAGCCGGAAGCTCAACGGCTGCTGCCTTCCTGGAGCAGTTTGTGGGCGAAGGCATTTCCTGGGCCCATTTTGACGTGGCTGGGACGGCCTGGGCTGTTGGCAATCGCTTGCCTTACTGTCCTAAGAAGGGCGCTTCTGGGGCCATGGTGCGAACATTTGTTGAGTTAGCTAAGAAATTCTAAAAGGGACTACCAGGTCATCTTGATCGAGTTTTTGGCCGAGATCTCCTGGACCTGTCTGTTGTCGATAAACAGTTCCTGTCCGTGGACCCTTTGATTGTAGAGCTTCACTGAAAAGAGGGTCCACTCGCGGGGCCACTGTCCTGCGACATGGTCGAAGCGAATAAGGACGGGGTTTTCTTCCATGTATTGAAGCTCCAATTCGCCAGGATTTTCCTGCAATATCTTTGAAACGGGAATTGGGATGGCAGAGATGCGATTGATGTCATCACCAATTCGGCAATCCGCTTCGACGATCATTAGGGGCTTTTCCCCAGCGATTGCCATGCCTTCCGCATAAAATGTCAACTCCACGCGATCATAGGCATGGCAGGCAAACTGCTTACCACCAGCCTCACCACGAGTAATGAAGTGCCCCAGCTCCACGCCCAAATCCTGGCTCTCCGCTACTGCAACAACCCGAGCGTCAGACAAAAGTCTCTTTTGAGAAGCCAACTCTAGGGCGCTGCCCTCAAGATGAGAAAAGTCAAAGACCTTGCGCACAGCCGCGGGATGCCGTTTATCGCTATCCAGATAGTAATAGCTGATGCCGTCCCAAGAGCGCAGTGAGACCCATGAGCCAATTAAGGCTGCACAAATCACCAAAACGCTTCCGCTCAACACACGACTGTCATGCATAAATGGGCCTCATCCAAATCACCAAAATGGTGAAGATTCCTTGTTATTTTATCGGATCAGGCCCCCAAGACTTTGAGGGCAGGTGTGAATACCAGACCTAGGGCGCGGAAGACTTAGACCTATTTCCAGAAGCTGGTAGGTCTATCCAGGAAATGGGCAACAGTTTTCATAGGCGCGAAACTCGACGCCAGCATCCCGTGCTTCGTGGGCGATAGCCAATACTCCAAGCTTGGCAAGCCACCCATAGACGTTTTCAAGGGGCGCCCCTTCGATGGAGATATTGAGATCAGATACGCACAGACGTTTAAAAACTGCCCCAGGAGAGTTCAAACTGTCGTCCGGGCCTTTTTTGCTATGGGCGCGCAGGAATCCTCCTGCCAACTGACAGCCGATAAGATAAATCGCCGGCTCCGCCGTTTCAGCCTCTGTCGTCATCGAGGTAGGAATTCCCTCCTGAATGATCACTTCTCCAACTCCCCGGCCGCCTTTTGAAGCCTTCATCTTTTTGCGGGACTTGTAATTCCAATTGCGAATCTCGTCACCACTGCGAGCCTGAATCACAGCCAAACCGTAAGTGCCGGCATTATTCTTAACAAACACAAAGGGCTTATGCTTAACTCCATTTGCTGCGTATTTCCTCTCAAGTCTGGACATAAACTCTTCAACCTTCACTGCGAGCTGATTGCGACTTTCCTCGTCCGCAACATCAAAGCCCTTAAAGATTTCAGTTTCGAC
It contains:
- a CDS encoding leucyl aminopeptidase: MKLTLGKSTKELSANTTLVVFVPSVGDSKKDKKKKSSLPSVSELDGELNALLKEAMTEKSFLGGEKETCFFRSCHVGGVKNLLAIGLGDKSKVTHETLRSAAATAHGVLGAARIPKAHFHLASALGGQKDGAGAVQALCEGLLLADYSMDELKGKKESKDDAPKFVESVLVPAARANAASMKKAIETAEILSECVNASRRLGDLPGNFMTPEILATEATNLAKGTKIKVTVWDKARIKKEKMGGLYGVSTGSGHDPRFIIMEYKGGAKTKKPVIFVGKGLTFDSGGISIKPSLQMDDMRYDMCGGANVIGAILAIAKLGLKVNVTALIPSTENMPGPLATKPGDVLTFRNGKTVEVLNTDAEGRLILADALCYATEQKPAAIFDAATLTGAIVVALGNTHTAYFTRDKKLGAQIEAAADDSGELVWPMPITDYHVGDMKGTLADLANISSYRGAGSSTAAAFLEQFVGEGISWAHFDVAGTAWAVGNRLPYCPKKGASGAMVRTFVELAKKF